Proteins encoded together in one Drosophila albomicans strain 15112-1751.03 chromosome 2R, ASM965048v2, whole genome shotgun sequence window:
- the LOC117573643 gene encoding helicase SKI2W, which yields MKSIRGQDNHEKLRDYILNPDISIHDPLPDVLPRKFNEMRLLHIPKCPGSTKLIPRRDFVTGEILEFVEIDVDDVGANAFNSMSMHREPGLLEEVTRGSHMNYPFWPGGFDAVNNDVGQQTAELAQLDIDSFELDDKLLTVPPGFTSGHDFAQQKKKPEEAAAPPSVNVDLLENLQQDADVQQWLELTRNAESTPKSPSSVPQRDLQFPAEFKDVDDEIMKADLQPVLNISTTTKSFSSDWAEMIDMSQPINDFKQQIPCPAIEFPFELDVFQQQAILKLEQRQYVFVAAHTSAGKTVVAEYAIAMSKRDLTRTIYTSPIKALSNQKYRDFRKTFKDVGLITGDLQIEPTASCLIMTTEILRSMLYCGSDITRDLEYVIFDEVHYINNPERGHVWEEIIILLPDHVNIIMLSATVPNTMELADWVGSTKKRKVYVISTLKRPVPLMHYLYTGAGGKSRDDMFLLVDAQGRYLQGNYEKAVERKKEMSSKSGGGPSNYINSKQEQYIWTGLIDFLKRNNKMPVVAFTLSRNRCDQNVVALKSVDLNTAKEKGAVQKFFLQCLAKLKPPDRTIPQVLALKDALERGIGVHHSGILPILKEIVEMLFQNGLVKLLFATETFAMGVNMPARTVIFDSHKKFDGSEMRNLKPGEYIQMAGRAGRRGHDENGTVILMCKTSVPPSMELRPMILGLPEKLQSQFILRYAVILTCLRIESIKVEDIMQFSFKEFKQKLQQPAQQKLLRLAEDKFAMLPALGAHLDKLVFFYDKSVEYWQEKQRIMKFIVTQAKIQKELKVGRIIVVTHGKHYNKLALLLNVKAVLGKDTVYKVLVLDHQFKTKDATDAIINHGELYYKILSLTAQNKFFHPEGIGGHAVLDIKAIDIVSITKSNIKVDADVIIRNWEQRQLERFKDAPPGATVVKAVTELQQLNEAYIANPECIKYINLSKEINVNADTELAMINYVDHLKRQVDEVLPHTNIAGFEQEFDKVYERRVLEINIEELRFKNSAKNLTLYPDYCNKLQVLRSLNYIDELNEVTLKGKVACEMGQNELMITELIFCNMFNDLGPAEIAALLSGLVFQAKIKGQPVIPPALKECVAAFEQINDTILAAEQRCQAGIQAENNLNFGLLEVVYEWAKNKPFAEIMKLTEVQEGIIVRCIQQLDETLRDVKTAAIRIGNPGLQSKMEEASEAIKRDIVFTASLYTEL from the exons ATGAAGAGTATTCGCGGCCAGGATAATCATGAAAAGCTGCGCGATTATATTCTTAATCCCGACATAAGCATTCACGACCCGCTGCCCGATGTGCTGCCGCGTAAATTCAACGAAATGCGCCTGTTGCACATTCCAAAATGTCCGGGAAGCACAAAACTAATTCCACGTCGCGATTTTGTCACCGGCGAAATACTCGAGTTTGTGGAGATCGATGTTGATGATGTGGGCGCTAATGCCTTCAATTCGATGTCCATGCACCGCGAACCAGGTTTACTTGAAGAAGTGACTCGCGGCTCTCACATGAATTATCCCTTTTGGCCGGGCGGCTTTGATGCCGTCAATAATGATGTGGGTCAGCAGACTGCGGAGCTGGCACAGTTGGATATAGACAGCTTTGAGCTAGACGACAAGCTGTTGACAGTGCCGCCGGGTTTCACCAGTGGTCATGACTTTGCGCAGCAGAAAAAGAAACCCGAGGAAGCTGCAGCGCCGCCTTCGGTTAATGTGGATCTTCTAGAGAATCTGCAGCAAGATGCCGATGTGCAGCAATGGCTGGAACTGACACGAAACGCTGAAAGCACGCCCAAGAGTCCCAGCAGTGTGCCCCAGCGTGATCTGCAGTTTCCGGCGGAATTCAAAGACGTCGACGATGAAATAATGAAAGCGGATTTGCAGCCAGTGCTCAATATATCGACGACCACCAAGAGCTTTAGCAGCGACTGGGCCGAGATGATTGACATGAGTCAGCCCATCAATGAtttcaaacaacaaattccTTGTCCAGCTATCGAATTCCCCTTTGAACTCGATGTGTTTCAGCAGCAGGCGATTCTCAAGCTGGAACAGCGTCAATATGTCTTTGTGGCCGCGCACACTTCAGCGGGCAAAACTGTCGTTGCCGAGTATGCCATCGCCATGTCCAAACGGGATCTCACACGCACCATTTACACGTCGCCCATTAAGGCGCTGTCCAATCAAAAGTATCGCGACTTTCGCAAAACCTTCAAGGATGTGGGCTTGATCACCGGTGATCTGCAGATCGAACCGACAGCTTCCTGCTTGATCATGACCACCGAGATCTTGCGTTCCATGTTGTATTGTGGCAGCGATATTACACGCGATCTGGAGTATGTGATCTTCGATGAGGTGCATTACATTAATAATCCCGAGCGTGGACATGTGTGGGAGGAGATTATCATACTGCTGCCGGATCATGTCAACATCATTATGCTCAGCGCCACTGTGCCCAATACCATGGAACTGGCTGATTGGGTGGGCAGCACCAAAAAGCGCAAAGTCTATGTGATTAGCACATTGAAGCGTCCCGTTCCCTTGATGCATTATCTCTACACGGGAGCGGGTGGCAAGAGCAGAGATGACATGTTTCTGCTGGTGGATGCACAGGGCAGATATCTGCAGGGTAACTACGAGAAGGCCGTGGAGCGCAAGAAGGAAATGAGCAGCAAATCAGGTGGCGGACCCTCGAACTACATCAACAGCAAGCAGGAGCAATACATCTGGACGGGACTGATTGATTTCCTCAAGCGCAACAACAAGATGCCCGTGGTGGCTTTCACTTTGTCGCGCAATCGTTGCGATCAGAATGTGGTTGCCCTGAAATCGGTGGATTTAAATACTGCTAAGGAGAAGGGTGCGGTGCAGAAGTTCTTCCTGCAGTGCTTGGCGAAGTTGAAGCCACCGGATCGCACCATTCCCCAAGTGCTGGCCTTAAAAGATGCCTTGGAGCGTGGCATTGGCGTCCATCACAGCGGCATTTTGCCTATTCTCAAGGAGATTGTGGAGATGCTGTTCCAGAATGGTCTCGTCAAGCTGCTCTTTGCCACCGAAACCTTTGCCATGGGCGTCAATATGCCCGCTCGCACTGTGATCTTTGATTCGCACAAGAAATTCGATGGCTCCGAGATGCGCAATCTAAAGCCGGGTGAATACATTCAGATGGCTGGACGCGCTGGGCGACGTGGCCACGATGAGAACGGCACTGTGATCCTCATGTGCAAGACGAGTGTGCCGCCTTCGATGGAGCTGCGTCCCATGATCTTGGGCTTGCCCGAGAAGCTGCAGTCGCAGTTCATCTTGCGTTATGCGGTGATTCTCACTTGCTTACGCATTGAGAGCATCAAGGTGGAGGACATCATGCAGTTCAGCTTCAAGGAATTCAAACAGAAGTTGCAGCAGCCTGCACAGCAGAAGCTGCTCCGCCTGGCCGAGGATAAGTTTGCCATGTTGCCTGCCTTGGGTGCGCATCTGGACAAGCTAGTCTTCTTCTACGATAAGTCTGTGGAGTATTGGCAAGAGAAGCAGCGCATCATG AAATTCATTGTGACACAGGCCAAGATTCAGAAGGAACTAAAGGTGGGACGCATCATTGTTGTCACCCATGGCAAGCACTACAACAAGCTGGCGTTGCTGCTCAATGTCAAGGCAGTGCTCGGCAAGGACACCGTCTACAAGGTACTGGTGCTGGATCATCAATTCAAGACCAAGGATGCGACTGATGCTATAATTAATCATGGCGAACTCTACTATAAAATACTCTCGCTGACGGCGCAAAACAAATTCTTCCATCCTGAAGGCATTGGTGGTCATGCGGTGCTCGACATTAAGGCCATCGATATAGTGAGCATCACGAAGAGCAACATCAAAGTAGACGCTGATGTCATCATTCGCAACTGGGAACAACGGCAGCTGGAACGCTTCAAGGATGCGCCACCAGGTGCCACAGTTGTTAAAGCCGTGACAGAGTTGCAGCAGCTGAACGAGGCGTACATTGCGAATCCGGAGTGCATCAAGTACATAAATCTGTCCAAGGAGATCAATGTGAATGCAGACACCGAGCTGGCCATGATCAACTATGTGGATCATCTTAAGCGACAAGTGGACGAAGTGCTGCCGCATACAAATATCGCTGGCTTCGAGCAGGAGTTCGACAAGGTCTACGAGCGACGGGTGCTGGAGATCAACATTGAGGAGCTGCGCTTCAAGAACTCCGCAAAGAACCTGACACTCTATCCGGACTATTGTAATAAGTTGCAAGTGCTGCGCTCGCTGAACTACATCGATGAGTTGAACGAGGTGACGCTCAAGGGCAAAGTTGCTTGCGAGATGGGACAGAATGAGTTGATGATAACCGAGCTCATCTTCTGCAACATGTTCAACGATCTGGGACCAGCAGAGATTGCGGCACTTCTATCTGGCCTCGTGTTCCAGGCGAAGATCAAAGGGCAGCCTGTGATACCGCCGGCACTTAAGGAATGTGTTGCCGCTTTTGAGCAGATCAACGACACGATATTGGCCGCCGAGCAGCGTTGTCAAGCTGGCATCCAGGCCGAGAATAATCTCAACTTTGGACTGCTTGAAGTGGTCTACGAGTGGGCCAAGAATAAG CCATTTGCAGAGATCATGAAGTTGACGGAAGTGCAAGAGGGCATCATTGTGCGTTGCATTCAGCAGCTGGATGAAACGCTTCGCGACGTCAAAACGGCAGCCATACGCATTGGCAATCCTGGCCTGCAATCGAAGATGGAGGAGGCCTCCGAGGCCATTAAGCGTGACATTGTTTTCACCGCCAGTTTGTACACAGAACTGTAA
- the LOC117575174 gene encoding uncharacterized protein LOC117575174, translating into MVVLKMNAYLLIICLIGLYNTGLATSEQRNCLIPKNLQGSWFSWEYGYPAQTVIDATSMTRDGDYIYVKQHHDDCINFEQHHDNEYSFVFKEQTAKCFKCVRTFMRTPNLFEKLESECVSLAPGEEPTVENVCKDIKDDQRLITLFNENYVPTDCRSSLDGVWHFTHQNRYRFTGVCDKPDARINSCQTGGTPNQKFNITYQQCEGIEGTFSDTFEFSCLGDWFVGEKHYFAAVNPKESRKTEKYRCFLKNRDDDLYVGASITPECNVLRTPQTSPERWQLTPVKPGCT; encoded by the exons ATGGTTGTACTTAAAATGAACGCATACTTGCTAATAATCTGCCTGATAGGCCTTTATAACACAG gGCTGGCAACGAGTGAGCAACGGAACTGCCTTATACCCAAGAATCTGCAAGGATCCTGGTTCTCGTGGGAATATGGCTACCCCGCACAAACAGTAATCGATGCAACCTCGATGACGAGGGATGGCGACTACATCTACGTTAAGCAACATCATGACGACTGCATCAACTTTGAGCAACATCACGACAACGAATACTCCTTTGTATTTAAGGAACAAACTGCCAAATGCTTTAAGTGTGTGCGTACTTTTATGCGCACACCGAATTTATTCGAGAAGTTAGAAAGTGAATGTGTAAGTTTGGCGCCTGGCGAGGAACCCACCGTGGAAAACGTGTGCAAGGACATCAAGGACGATCAAAGGTTGATTACGCTGTTCAACGAGAACTATGTTCCCACCGATTGTCGTTCCTCGCTGGACGGAGTCTGGCATTTCACTCACCAA AATCGCTATCGCTTCACCGGTGTGTGTGATAAACCGGATGCGCGTATCAACTCTTGCCAAACTGGAGGCACGCCAAATCAAAAGTTCAACATCACTTATCAGCAGTGCGAGGGCATCGAGGGCACCTTTAGCGACACTTTCGAGTTTAGCTGCCTGGGCGACTGGTTTGTGGGCgaaaaacattattttgctGCGGTCAACCCCAAAGAATCGCGCAAGACTGAGAAATATCGTTGCTTCCTTAAGAATCGTGATGATGACCTCTATGTGGGCGCTTCCATTACCCCCGAGTGTAATGTGTTGAGGACACCTCAAACTTCACCAGAACGTTGGCAACTTACACCTGTTAAACCGGGCTGCACATAG
- the LOC117573646 gene encoding probable oligoribonuclease — MLSELNRVCYLLRSVVRAQSSRCSALYSSPQTKAMSTCSSNSKNDPSDIVWMDLEMTGLDIDKDQILEVSCIITDKQLNVKSEGPCFAIRHAAHVYEKMNEWCIKHHNESGLVERCKNSEITPDLAENVILKYLKENIPERKCPLAGNSVYMDRLFLRKYFPNVDEYLHYRIIDVSTIKELGNRWAPDVVKAAPKKKLVHRSLDDIKESIEELKYYKEHLFK, encoded by the coding sequence ATGCTTTCTGAATTAAATCGTGTGTGTTACTTATTAAGAAGTGTTGTTAGAGCTCAGAGTTCACGCTGTTCAGCGTTGTACAGTTCCCCACAAACGAAAGCAATGAGCacgtgcagcagcaactcgaaAAACGATCCATCTGATATTGTGTGGATGGATCTGGAAATGACTGGCTTGGATATAGACAAAGATCAAATCTTGGAGGTCTCTTGTATTATAACCGATAAACAGCTCAATGTTAAGTCAGAGGGTCCATGCTTTGCCATAAGACATGCTGCACACGTCTatgaaaaaatgaacgaatggTGCATTAAACATCATAACGAATCTGGCTTAGTGGAGAGATGTAAAAATTCAGAAATTACACCGGATCTAGCAGAGAATGTTATCCTGAAATACCTCAAGGAAAATATACCTGAACGAAAATGCCCGCTGGCGGGAAATTCTGTGTACATGGATCGTCTTTTCTTACGCAAATATTTCCCCAATGTTGATGAATATTTGCACTATCGAATTATCGATGTATCGACAATCAAGGAGTTGGGTAATCGCTGGGCTCCCGATGTGGTCAAAGCGGCGCCAAAGAAGAAACTTGTGCATCGTAGTCTTGATGATATTAAAGAGAGCATCGAggaattaaaatactataaggAGCATTTATTTAAGTGA
- the LOC117573645 gene encoding dnaJ homolog subfamily C member 8 isoform X2 encodes MAFDIVARAWKILENDLTRKKCLEVYEEAKGRTDHMIAEKRKKLKKEGRSFEPIPEDDPVKYKHAIYVMVMKLFADMERRRQKLDQRDQEERKRKRETEIEEEERVKADREWQQNFEESRQSRVNSWHDFQSGAGKSKKTKKQKHMTGMMVPPKFKPESR; translated from the exons ATGGCATTCGATATTGTGGCGCGGGCGTGGAAAATCTTGGAGAACGACCTCACACGCAAAAAGTGCCTGGAAGTCTACGAAGAGGCCAAGGGACGCACAGATCACATG ATAGCGGAAAAGCGTAAAAAGCTCAAAAAGGAGGGTAGATCCTTTGAGCCCATACCCGAAGATGATCCCGTCAAATATAAGCATGCCATCTATGTGATGGTCATGAAACTGTTTGCGGACATGGAACGACGCCGGCAAAAGCTCGATCAGCGGGACCAAGAAGAGCGCAAGCGAAAGCGCGAAACAGAAATCGAGGAGGAGGAGCGTGTCAAGGCGGATCGCGAATGGCAGCAGAACTTTGAGGAATCTCGTCAGAGTCGCGTGAACAGCTGGCATGACTTTCAATCGGGCGCTGGCAAATCGAAAAAGACTAAAAAACAGAAGCACATGACGGGCATGATGGTGCCGCCCAAGTTTAAGCCTGAATCGCGATGA
- the LOC117573644 gene encoding lipid storage droplets surface-binding protein 1 isoform X2: protein MAATINSGLHLEAIDRITSIPLVETSVKRVENIYDKVKHNNRLFSWYFETAEATISAAYETVQPAVKLFELPLKRLDNVMCKSLDILEQRIPLVYLPPEMEYMSDHLVRPVLKRADSVKQIGNAVLENPLTTYAASRLDGAFTAGDKFVDKYLSTDQDQTDAPHEDDNEPTGATAEEKGAIKAIHHGQRFSRKLKRRLTQRTLLEARALKKQSKEAIHVLIYAAELIATDPKQAMQKAKELWGYLSADEPENQARPVTLEQLIVLLTRESARRVVHLVNYSANVASNIPKNLAHTTTEVVHHIVYINNRIITITRLDKVKNISKEEAESLFKRMIAFYGDLQGLTNGYLERVASFLSGRIEAEKVTGSDGSSTVNRSSRRRPETNNFSPSHNNINGVY, encoded by the exons ATGG CTGCAACCATTAACAGTGGGCTGCACCTGGAGGCCATCGATCGCATCACATCCATTCCGTTGGTGGAGACAAGTGTCAAGCGTGTCGAGAATATCTACGACAAAGTGAAGCACAACAATCGCTTGTTCAGCTGGTACTTTGAAACAGCCGAGGCGACCATTTCAGCTGCCTACGAAACAGTTCAGCCGGCTGTCAAGCTCTTCGAGCTGCCGCTGAAGCGTCTGGACAATGTGATGTGCAAGAGTCTGGACATCTTGGAGCAACGCATTCCCTTGGTTTATTTGCCACCCGAAATG GAATACATGTCGGATCATCTGGTTCGTCCCGTGCTGAAGCGTGCCGATTCCGTGAAGCAAATTGGCAACGCAGTGCTGGAGAATCCTCTCACCACCTATGCGGCAAGTCGCCTTGATGGCGCCTTCACGGCAGGCGACAAATTCGTGGACAAATACCTGTCCACAGATCAGGATCAGACAGACG CCCCTCATGAGGATGATAACGAGCCAACGGGCGCAACGGCGGAGGAGAAGGGCGCCATTAAAGCAATTCATCACGGTCAACGCTTCTCCCGCAAACTGAAGCGACGACTGACACAAAGAACTCTCCTCGAGGCGCGCGCTCTGAAGAAGCAAAGCAAGGAAGCCATCCATGTGCTCATCTATGCTGCTGAACTG ATTGCCACAGATCCCAAGCAAGCCATGCAGAAGGCCAAGGAACTGTGGGGCTATTTAAGTGCAGATGAGCCCGAGAATCAGGCGCGACCTGTGACACTGGAGCAGCTGATAGTGCTCCTCACCCGTGAATCTGCTCGTCGTGTAGTCCACCTGGTCAACTACAGCGCTAACGTGGCGTCCAACATACCCAA AAACTTGGCGCACACCACCACCGAGGTTGTTCATCACATCGTCTACATAAATAATCGCATTATTACCATCACACGCCTGGATAAGGTCAAGAACATATCCAAGGAGGAAGCAGAATCTCTATTCAAACGCATGATTGCCTTCTATGGTGATCTGCAAGGACTAACAAATGGTTATCTG GAACGCGTTGCCAGTTTTCTTTCCGGACGCATTGAGGCGGAGAAGGTGACGGGTagcgacggcagcagcacTGTTAATCGTTCCTCGAGAAGACGACCGGAGACAAATAATTTTTCGCCCTCGCATAACAATATAAATGGCGTCTATTGA
- the LOC117573644 gene encoding lipid storage droplets surface-binding protein 1 isoform X1, protein MAATINSGLHLEAIDRITSIPLVETSVKRVENIYDKVKHNNRLFSWYFETAEATISAAYETVQPAVKLFELPLKRLDNVMCKSLDILEQRIPLVYLPPEMMYWNTKEYMSDHLVRPVLKRADSVKQIGNAVLENPLTTYAASRLDGAFTAGDKFVDKYLSTDQDQTDAPHEDDNEPTGATAEEKGAIKAIHHGQRFSRKLKRRLTQRTLLEARALKKQSKEAIHVLIYAAELIATDPKQAMQKAKELWGYLSADEPENQARPVTLEQLIVLLTRESARRVVHLVNYSANVASNIPKNLAHTTTEVVHHIVYINNRIITITRLDKVKNISKEEAESLFKRMIAFYGDLQGLTNGYLERVASFLSGRIEAEKVTGSDGSSTVNRSSRRRPETNNFSPSHNNINGVY, encoded by the exons ATGG CTGCAACCATTAACAGTGGGCTGCACCTGGAGGCCATCGATCGCATCACATCCATTCCGTTGGTGGAGACAAGTGTCAAGCGTGTCGAGAATATCTACGACAAAGTGAAGCACAACAATCGCTTGTTCAGCTGGTACTTTGAAACAGCCGAGGCGACCATTTCAGCTGCCTACGAAACAGTTCAGCCGGCTGTCAAGCTCTTCGAGCTGCCGCTGAAGCGTCTGGACAATGTGATGTGCAAGAGTCTGGACATCTTGGAGCAACGCATTCCCTTGGTTTATTTGCCACCCGAAATG ATGTATTGGAATACCAAGGAATACATGTCGGATCATCTGGTTCGTCCCGTGCTGAAGCGTGCCGATTCCGTGAAGCAAATTGGCAACGCAGTGCTGGAGAATCCTCTCACCACCTATGCGGCAAGTCGCCTTGATGGCGCCTTCACGGCAGGCGACAAATTCGTGGACAAATACCTGTCCACAGATCAGGATCAGACAGACG CCCCTCATGAGGATGATAACGAGCCAACGGGCGCAACGGCGGAGGAGAAGGGCGCCATTAAAGCAATTCATCACGGTCAACGCTTCTCCCGCAAACTGAAGCGACGACTGACACAAAGAACTCTCCTCGAGGCGCGCGCTCTGAAGAAGCAAAGCAAGGAAGCCATCCATGTGCTCATCTATGCTGCTGAACTG ATTGCCACAGATCCCAAGCAAGCCATGCAGAAGGCCAAGGAACTGTGGGGCTATTTAAGTGCAGATGAGCCCGAGAATCAGGCGCGACCTGTGACACTGGAGCAGCTGATAGTGCTCCTCACCCGTGAATCTGCTCGTCGTGTAGTCCACCTGGTCAACTACAGCGCTAACGTGGCGTCCAACATACCCAA AAACTTGGCGCACACCACCACCGAGGTTGTTCATCACATCGTCTACATAAATAATCGCATTATTACCATCACACGCCTGGATAAGGTCAAGAACATATCCAAGGAGGAAGCAGAATCTCTATTCAAACGCATGATTGCCTTCTATGGTGATCTGCAAGGACTAACAAATGGTTATCTG GAACGCGTTGCCAGTTTTCTTTCCGGACGCATTGAGGCGGAGAAGGTGACGGGTagcgacggcagcagcacTGTTAATCGTTCCTCGAGAAGACGACCGGAGACAAATAATTTTTCGCCCTCGCATAACAATATAAATGGCGTCTATTGA
- the LOC117573645 gene encoding dnaJ homolog subfamily C member 8 isoform X1: MSTSTLRDQPGTSKESFEDFYSEVKEIEKRDSVLTPTQQIDRLLRPGSTYFNLNPFEVLQIEPEVEVADIKKRYRTLSILVHPDKNHDNQERAQMAFDIVARAWKILENDLTRKKCLEVYEEAKGRTDHMIAEKRKKLKKEGRSFEPIPEDDPVKYKHAIYVMVMKLFADMERRRQKLDQRDQEERKRKRETEIEEEERVKADREWQQNFEESRQSRVNSWHDFQSGAGKSKKTKKQKHMTGMMVPPKFKPESR, from the exons atgtcaaCATCGACGTTGAGAGATCAGCCCGGCACTTCGAAAGAATCATTCGAGGATTTCTACTCCGAA gtgaaagaaattgaaaaacgcGATTCAGTACTAACTCCTACTCAACAAATTGATCGTTTACTTCGTCCAGGTTCCACATACTTCAATCTGAATCCCTTCGAGGTGCTCCAGATTGAGCCAGAGGTCGAGGTCGCCGACATTAAGAAACGGTATCGCACACTGTCCATACTGGTGCATCCCGACAAGAATCATGATAACCAGGAGCGTGCCCAAATGGCATTCGATATTGTGGCGCGGGCGTGGAAAATCTTGGAGAACGACCTCACACGCAAAAAGTGCCTGGAAGTCTACGAAGAGGCCAAGGGACGCACAGATCACATG ATAGCGGAAAAGCGTAAAAAGCTCAAAAAGGAGGGTAGATCCTTTGAGCCCATACCCGAAGATGATCCCGTCAAATATAAGCATGCCATCTATGTGATGGTCATGAAACTGTTTGCGGACATGGAACGACGCCGGCAAAAGCTCGATCAGCGGGACCAAGAAGAGCGCAAGCGAAAGCGCGAAACAGAAATCGAGGAGGAGGAGCGTGTCAAGGCGGATCGCGAATGGCAGCAGAACTTTGAGGAATCTCGTCAGAGTCGCGTGAACAGCTGGCATGACTTTCAATCGGGCGCTGGCAAATCGAAAAAGACTAAAAAACAGAAGCACATGACGGGCATGATGGTGCCGCCCAAGTTTAAGCCTGAATCGCGATGA
- the LOC117574160 gene encoding uncharacterized protein LOC117574160, with amino-acid sequence MANSTPTSWCGRGDKPRVFEKHEPIVCYDKPAAALVSKELYDDKRFHALTGDVIETLVVPKREARTWTMQEGDLCRITVHEGSQVGDVNFWNLENTQERFYSGKTRQLHAAHLKVYDRLWSCLPYLRPMATFVFDTLAKYGIDEDGGALHDVIGTRCDDYTYKLITGKDRVGSCHSSLVKAVVEERDLTEQDVHDVWNIFMCTGFTKDTQQYFCKPSPARKGDFIEFIADMNLLVALSACPQGDVSIPVGAEVPDENCHPLKVEVFRRK; translated from the exons ATGGCCAACTCAACTCCAACTTCCTGGTGCGGTCGTGGCGATAAGCCGCGTGTCTTTGAGAAGCACGAACCCATCGTCTGCTACGATAAGCCAGCTGCGGCTCTTGTCTCCAAGGAACTTTATGAT GACAAGCGTTTCCATGCTCTGACAGGCGATGTTATCGAAACTTTGGTGGTGCCAAAGCGAGAGGCGCGCACCTGGACCATGCAGGAGGGCGATCTGTGTCGCATAACGGTACACGAAGGATCGCAGGTGGGCGACGTGAATTTCTGGAATCTGGAGAATACTCAGGAGCGCTTCTATTCGGGTAAAACGCGTCAATTGCATGCGGCCCATCTGAAAGTCTACGATAGACTGTGGAGCTGCCTTCCCTATCTTCGTCCCATGGCCACCTTTGTGTTCGATACCTTGGCCAAGTATGGTATCGATGAAGATGGCGGTGCTCTGCACGATGTTATCGGCACTCGCTGTGACGATTATACTTACAAACTGATTACCGGTAAGGATCGTGTAGGCAGTTGTCACAGCTCGCTGGTCAAAGCTGTGGTCGAGGAGCGAGACTTGACGGAGCAGGATGTCCATGATGTGTGGAACATTTTTATGTGCACCGGCTTCACCAAGGACACGCAGCAATACTTCTGCAAACCAAGTCCGGCTCGCAAGGGggattttattgaatttattgccgACATGAATTTACTGGTGGCTCTCAGCGCTTGTCCCCAAGGCGATGTCTCCATTCCTGTGGGTGCTGAGGTGCCCGATGAAAACTGTCATCCTCTGAAGGTTGAAGTCTTCCGCAGAAAGTAA